In Theileria equi strain WA chromosome 4 map unlocalized gcontig_1105316255033, whole genome shotgun sequence, the following are encoded in one genomic region:
- a CDS encoding hypothetical protein (encoded by transcript BEWA_013990A) yields MCSNGIHRLINRRIANVDKVFRYTFDSLASLPTFRAENGNIYGHKRIIGDYRRNFSTSSEESADKLTSEQLYEISDYHEYIYARITDVNGTQRSFLQRYLPVDSVQDALHVLHDFTDLPWCSTIALATLIVKIMMFPLWIAAERSRRMNAYLIPEVTELKHKFKEAYATGNTKAAQELQSRMFQIVKRKTFVKGSIIQVVATLSQGAIFASVYGGLRLFAINPRDCPNFTFESPLWLDSLALPDPYFILPSIFGMLMTIVCEQNNETAEMMRGNRKIDPKNAELVKEQRKQDILKGVSRGAIVVFTVYSLFMPASAFFYLVPSFLFQTLVRHSCNNFTVAKFFDLPLPIVKETPGKEVAKKNHKR; encoded by the coding sequence atgtgtagcaATGGCATCCATAGGCTCATCAATCGCAGAATCGCAAATGTAGACAAAGTTTTTCGCTACACATTTGACAGTTTGGCGTCTTTACCCACCTTTAGAGCGGAAAACGGAAACATTTATGGCCATAAAAGGATTATAGGCGACTATAGAAGAAACTTTTCAACGTCTAGTGAAGAATCGGCGGATAAATTGACCAGCGAACAGTTGTACGAGATTAGTGACTATCACGAGTACATTTACGCGCGCATTACGGATGTTAATGGCACTCAAAGGTCATTCTTGCAACGGTATCTGCCTGTAGATTCAGTTCAGGATGCTCTCCATGTGCTACACGACTTCACGGATCTGCCATGGTGTTCAACCATTGCGCTGGCGACTCTGATTGTCAAGATTATGATGTTCCCCTTGTGGATCGCAGCAGAGAGATCGCGTCGTATGAACGCCTACTTGATCCCAGAGGTGACAGAGTTGAAACACAAGTTCAAGGAGGCATATGCCACGGGGAACACAAAAGCAGCACAGGAACTCCAGTCCAGAATGTTTCAAATCGTGAAAAGAAAGACGTTTGTAAAGGGTTCTATTATACAGGTGGTTGCTACACTTTCGCAGGGTGCCATCTTCGCCTCGGTGTATGGAGGTTTGAGGTTGTTTGCTATAAACCCGAGAGACTGCCcaaattttacatttgaGTCGCCCCTTTGGTTGGACAGTTTGGCACTACCAGACCCATACTTTATTCTTCCGTCGATTTTTGGAATGTTGATGACGATTGTCTGTGAGCAGAATAACGAAACTGCCGAAATGATGAGAGGAAATCGCAAGATTGACCCTAAAAATGCTGAGCTTGTGAAGGAGCAAAGGAAACaggatattttaaaggGAGTATCTAGGGGTGCTATTGTTGTTTTTACAGTGTATAGCTTATTTATGCCGGCCAGTGCCTTTTTCTACCTTGTGCCTAGCTTCCTCTTTCAGACGTTGGTACGTCACTCGTGCAACAATTTTACAGTTGCCAAGTTCTTTGACCTGCCCCTGCCGATTGTAAAGGAGACACCCGGTAAGGAGGTAGCGAAAAAGAATCATAAACGTTAG
- a CDS encoding prohibitin, putative (encoded by transcript BEWA_014000A) produces MSKLRNLSKLSMLAGGLGVIPYTCLLDIDGGERAVMFNRFAGGVSQHTLGEGSHFYLPWFQVPHLYDIRAKPKVINTTTGTRDLQMVSISLRLLYRPYTEHLPRLHQKLGPDFDERVLPSIGNEVLKAVVARYNAESLLTQRDKVSNDIRNAITARAKQFDIQLDDVAITHLSYGKDFSKAIEEKQVAQQESERVKFIVAKSEQEKLAAIVKAEGEAEAANLISKAIQQHGTGMLEIRKLEAAKEIADTLSTSKNIVYVPNNLQLLMSPSNL; encoded by the coding sequence atgtcaaaaCTACGCAACTTGTCCAAGCTATCGATGCTTGCGGGTGGTTTGGGGGTAATTCCTTACACCTGTCTGCTAGATATTGACGGAGGTGAGCGCGCAGTCATGTTCAACAGGTTCGCTGGAGGTGTTAGTCAACATACTCTCGGGGAAGGCTCACATTTCTACCTTCCATGGTTTCAAGTACCTCATCTGTACGATATACGCGCAAAGCCAAAGGTTATAAACACGACAACCGGTACCAGGGACCTCCAGATGGTCAGCATCAGCCTCAGACTGCTCTATCGTCCATATACCGAACATCTTCCACGTCTACATCAAAAGCTTGGACCAGATTTTGATGAAAGAGTACTTCCATCCATTGGAAACGAAGTGCTAAAGGCTGTTGTAGCTCGCTACAATGCGGAATCCCTCCTCACCCAGAGGGACAAGGTCTCAAATGACATTAGAAACGCAATCACTGCACGTGCAAAGCAATTTGATATTCAATTAGATGACGTGGCCATCACGCATCTCAGCTACGGAAAGGACTTTTCAAAGGCCATTGAGGAAAAGCAAGTGGCACAACAAGAATCGGAAAGAGTAAAGTTTATCGTTGCAAAGAGTGAACAGGAAAAACTCGCTGCAATTGTCAAGGCCGAAGGAGAAGCAGAAGCGGCCAACCTCATCTCCAAAGCTATTCAGCAACACGGAACTGGAATGCTCGAAATTAGAAAGTTGGAAGCCGCCAAGGAAATTGCCGATACACTTTCAACATCCAAAAATATCGTATATGTACCAAACAACCTACAGCTCCTTATGAGCCCATCTAATCTCTAG